From one Marmota flaviventris isolate mMarFla1 chromosome 1, mMarFla1.hap1, whole genome shotgun sequence genomic stretch:
- the LOC117794580 gene encoding zinc finger protein 709-like isoform X1, translated as MEPVTFKDVAVNFTLEEWALLDPSQKKLFKDVMQETFWNLITIGKQWKNQAIDDHYNSRGNLRSQVLERLCEQKEDGQCGEILSHIIDSLVNKRSSGVKPSEHHVCGEVTIADSSLAVPLIAHTGHKAHEYQEYGEKPYEYKEHGKALHDPQRFQKHERTHTAEKPHVCKHCGKAFSSSSYIKIHERIHSGERPYVCKQCGKGFSSSGDMKRHEQIHSGKKPHVCKHCGKAFSSSSYIKIHEQIHSAEKPYVCKQCGKSFSSSSQMETHEQIHSEEKRYVCKQCGKGFSTYRYMKRHEEIHNGVKPYTCKQCGKGFSTSRYMKRHVLIHSGEKSHVCKKCGKGFSTSKYLKIHERNHSEEKPYTCKQCGKAFRHSKAIRRHEKTHTGEKPYVCKQCGRGFSSSTNFKTHERIHSGEKPYVCKKCGKGFSSCNSIRIHERIHSGEKPYTCKQCGKAFSYYGSIRKHEKSQEHWRKTLCI; from the exons ATG GAGCCAGTGACCTTTaaggatgtggctgtgaacttcaccCTGGAGGAGTGGGCTCTGCTGGATCCTTCCCAGAAGAAGCTCTTCAAAGATGTGATGCAGGAAACCTTCTGGAACCTGATCACTATAG gaaaacaatggaaaaatcAGGCCATTGATGATCACTACAATTCCAGGGGAAATCTAAG AAGTCAAGTGTTAGAGAGACTCTGTGAACAGAAAGAAGATGGTCAATGTGGAGAAATCCTCAGCCACATAATAGATTCTCTTGTTAACAAGAGAAGTTCTGGAGTAAAACCTAGTGAACACCATGTGTGTGGAGAAGTCACCATTGCTGATTCATCCCTAGCTGTGCCCCTGATAGCTCACACTGGACACAAAGCACATGAGTATCAGGAATATGGAGAGAAGCCATATGAATATAAGGAACATGGGAAAGCCTTGCATGATCCCCAACGTTTCCAGAAGCATGAAAGAACTCACACAGCAGAGAAACCCCATGTGTGTAAGCACTGTGGAAAAGCCTTTAGTTCTTCCAGCTACATTAAAATCCATGAACGAATTCACAGTGGAGAGAGACCTTATGTGTGTAAGCAATGTGGAAAAGGCTTTAGTTCTTCTGGTGACATGAAAAGGCATGAACAAATTCACAGTGGAAAGAAACCCCATGTGTGTAAGCACTGTGGAAAAGCCTTTAGTTCTTCCAGCTACATTAAAATCCATGAGCAAATTCACAGTGCAGAGAAACCTTATGTGTGTAAGCAATGTGGAAAAAGCTTTAGTTCTTCTAGCCAAATGGAAACACATGAACAAATTCACAGTGAAGAGAAACGCTATGTGTGTAAGCAATGTGGAAAAGGCTTTAGTACTTACAGATATATGAAAAGACATGAAGAAATTCACAATGGAGTGAAACCCTACAcatgtaaacaatgtgggaaaggcTTTAGTACTTCTAGATACATGAAAAGACATGTACTAATTCACAGTGGAGAGAAATCTCATGTATGCAAGAAATGTGGAAAAGGCTTTAGTACTTCTAAGTACTTGAAAATCCATGAACGAAATCACAGTGAAGAGAAACCCTATAcatgtaaacaatgtgggaaagctttCAGGCATTCCAAAGCAATCAGAAGACATGaaaaaactcacactggagaaaaacccTATGTATGTAAGCAGTGTGGAAGAGGCTTTAGTTCTTCTACcaattttaaaacacatgaacGAATTCATagtggagagaaaccctatgtaTGCAAGAAATGTGGAAAAGGCTTTAGTTCTTGCAATTCAATTAGAATACATGAACGAATTCACagtggagagaaaccctatacatgtaaacaatgtgggaaagctttCAGTTATTACGGTTCAATCAGAAAACATGAAAAGTCTCAAGAACACTGGAGAAAAACCCTATGTATATAA
- the LOC117794580 gene encoding zinc finger protein 709-like isoform X2: MQETFWNLITIGKQWKNQAIDDHYNSRGNLRSQVLERLCEQKEDGQCGEILSHIIDSLVNKRSSGVKPSEHHVCGEVTIADSSLAVPLIAHTGHKAHEYQEYGEKPYEYKEHGKALHDPQRFQKHERTHTAEKPHVCKHCGKAFSSSSYIKIHERIHSGERPYVCKQCGKGFSSSGDMKRHEQIHSGKKPHVCKHCGKAFSSSSYIKIHEQIHSAEKPYVCKQCGKSFSSSSQMETHEQIHSEEKRYVCKQCGKGFSTYRYMKRHEEIHNGVKPYTCKQCGKGFSTSRYMKRHVLIHSGEKSHVCKKCGKGFSTSKYLKIHERNHSEEKPYTCKQCGKAFRHSKAIRRHEKTHTGEKPYVCKQCGRGFSSSTNFKTHERIHSGEKPYVCKKCGKGFSSCNSIRIHERIHSGEKPYTCKQCGKAFSYYGSIRKHEKSQEHWRKTLCI; the protein is encoded by the exons ATGCAGGAAACCTTCTGGAACCTGATCACTATAG gaaaacaatggaaaaatcAGGCCATTGATGATCACTACAATTCCAGGGGAAATCTAAG AAGTCAAGTGTTAGAGAGACTCTGTGAACAGAAAGAAGATGGTCAATGTGGAGAAATCCTCAGCCACATAATAGATTCTCTTGTTAACAAGAGAAGTTCTGGAGTAAAACCTAGTGAACACCATGTGTGTGGAGAAGTCACCATTGCTGATTCATCCCTAGCTGTGCCCCTGATAGCTCACACTGGACACAAAGCACATGAGTATCAGGAATATGGAGAGAAGCCATATGAATATAAGGAACATGGGAAAGCCTTGCATGATCCCCAACGTTTCCAGAAGCATGAAAGAACTCACACAGCAGAGAAACCCCATGTGTGTAAGCACTGTGGAAAAGCCTTTAGTTCTTCCAGCTACATTAAAATCCATGAACGAATTCACAGTGGAGAGAGACCTTATGTGTGTAAGCAATGTGGAAAAGGCTTTAGTTCTTCTGGTGACATGAAAAGGCATGAACAAATTCACAGTGGAAAGAAACCCCATGTGTGTAAGCACTGTGGAAAAGCCTTTAGTTCTTCCAGCTACATTAAAATCCATGAGCAAATTCACAGTGCAGAGAAACCTTATGTGTGTAAGCAATGTGGAAAAAGCTTTAGTTCTTCTAGCCAAATGGAAACACATGAACAAATTCACAGTGAAGAGAAACGCTATGTGTGTAAGCAATGTGGAAAAGGCTTTAGTACTTACAGATATATGAAAAGACATGAAGAAATTCACAATGGAGTGAAACCCTACAcatgtaaacaatgtgggaaaggcTTTAGTACTTCTAGATACATGAAAAGACATGTACTAATTCACAGTGGAGAGAAATCTCATGTATGCAAGAAATGTGGAAAAGGCTTTAGTACTTCTAAGTACTTGAAAATCCATGAACGAAATCACAGTGAAGAGAAACCCTATAcatgtaaacaatgtgggaaagctttCAGGCATTCCAAAGCAATCAGAAGACATGaaaaaactcacactggagaaaaacccTATGTATGTAAGCAGTGTGGAAGAGGCTTTAGTTCTTCTACcaattttaaaacacatgaacGAATTCATagtggagagaaaccctatgtaTGCAAGAAATGTGGAAAAGGCTTTAGTTCTTGCAATTCAATTAGAATACATGAACGAATTCACagtggagagaaaccctatacatgtaaacaatgtgggaaagctttCAGTTATTACGGTTCAATCAGAAAACATGAAAAGTCTCAAGAACACTGGAGAAAAACCCTATGTATATAA